From the genome of Dermochelys coriacea isolate rDerCor1 chromosome 1, rDerCor1.pri.v4, whole genome shotgun sequence:
GTGTAGAGACTGAACTACCCACCTAGGTCTTGTTCCTCCACAGAAGtactgaggcacattggcagtATGGGAAAGCTCGTACAAATGCTGGTTTTAAACTTAGGCTTCAATATGGAGAATGTCAATCCAGAAACTTTAATGAGCACtaaaatatgcaattttttaaaaacagcaattgTCAAAATATAACAATCAGTGAGAATGCTGCTAAAACAGAATAATGTGCTGAATACACCTGCTCTTTCCCCCCCAATACAGTGATATTTAAAATTATCTCAATAGTATTTCTTGGCAGATTAATTTTGATGTATTTCAGAAACACTATAATATGCAATGTATTTTACATCTGCTGATCTAGTTTTTCCAATATGAAATTAAAACGGGCACACATTAATGTCATGAACAAAACCAATCCCAGAATATGACCTTTAAGATTGGTTAATGTCAATAGCATCTATCCATAGCCGCAGCCAcaaaatacataataaatgaAGACCAccataaaaatgtcagttttccaACAAACACAACATTGCTCTCTCTCAGGAAAAGATGATCTGTGAGGAGTTTACATTATAGCTTACAAACAAAATCAGAGacaatatttaaatacaaaagcATTATGTTTAAGAACAGATTTTAGTAAACTGTAACCTTTTAGGAAGGAGATTTTGGTTCTTAGCAGAGATGGCACCAATAATTGATAAAATAATTATTGATTATATACATTTCCAAAATGACTGAGCTAATCAAGTATAACGTCCACTTAAAAAGTTTTATGTACTCTCTTTCAGGGGACTTTATCCTGCAACTACAGGGAAAAGGATTACTTTATATAACAAGTCTTTtccatcattttttttccccagaataaGGGTACTATACATTAGGTGCACTAAATACATACATTAGATTACCTTGAAATAAAGTTTACTTCatgcaaaaaattttaaaagttgggttcttctcttttttgcttctttatcaaaagttttatttttccttcccttcctttggTCTTAGCTATATAAGAAACGTTAAGTCTGATCGTCCCTGTTGTTGCTGGAAGACTTTCGGGGGGAGGGAATTTTACAGTATTAATTAAAGGATGAGAGAGCTCACAATAAGCAAAAAGGTTGAAGTTCATGACATTTTAACAAAATCATCATTTATCCCAAATGCTCAATACATACTGGAATTAAATAGGTGTTAactaaaaaaagttttttaaaaaattgaattaaatCCTCTCCCTTCACAGTTATTCAGTTTTCAGCCTCTTCTTGACCCATCATAATTTCACTAGTTCAATAGTGTCTTTCAAGGTAGAAGAGATCTAAATTTCtaatggagggtgggggcagggaaacacacacacaagcagaaaCTCCTTcacgcttaaaaaaaaaaagatgttttcttttcatatcataaagaaaaaaaaaggagggggctttcctctcccttccccccttcttCCAGTCAACTTAAAGGCATCTTGGCAGAAAAGGGAGCTAGCAGAAGAATAGAACTTACTTTAGAGGCGATATGATGGGGACTCCCAGCTGAGAGACACCCAGTCAGGCACTACTGCTCCACCTAATGATTCCAGAAATTCCCCAGCCAGATACAACCCTGTCCTCCTGCTCCCAGTTCAAATTCTTCTGTGTGATGAGAGCTGATCCCATAGCCAAGGACGACAAGCTCTTGGGGAGCTAACCTCTCCAAGCCATGGAGAAGGACAAGGAGGAGAGTGTGTGCTCCCACGCTCCTTTTAGCGAAAAAGGGAGAGCTGCACTCCCCCTTATTTTAACTCCTGATGGCAATGCAGATGACTtactcctttaaaaaacaaaaccatatatAACAAAGGTGCCCCCTCAAAAAATTATGTAACATTTGCTAGTCTCCATTCTTTGGATTTCTCACAGGAGAGCAAAAAATAATATGGCATTATTTCTCCATCAATCAGTTCTGTATTTTTGCTGGTAATCCATACAAACTCTATATTCCCCATTCCCTACAAAAACAAAGATTATAATTTCTGAAATTGAGACACTGGTCAATGTACTCATCAGTCTGTGCCATTTTCCTGCACTTTTATGGCCCTTTTCAAATAATTAATCTCAAGGCAACTTTCTATAACAATAACACAAACATCTTTGGTAACAGTACAGAAGTTAAAAACTGTTCTTTTCTGATGTCAGAGGATGGGAGAGACAATCTTTAAATTAATATTGAAGAGTCATTCCTTGATGAGCATGTGTAACTCCCCACAACCTCAAATCAGTAATATAATTCACTTttagatttgtttaaaatttactttAATATCTAGCACATATTAAAGTTAAGTGTTTTTCCTTTAATTCTGAATTATGACATGGAACCTTTTAACCTTGtagaaaataaaatgaggttTATTCAGTGTTGGAGATAGGTACACAATAAGTAATATGTTCTATTCCATTCTTTATAGGTTCTTTTACCATCCTCACCACCATAGTATTTgaacaccttccagtagtgcattaagagACATGACTAACACTATGTTTCCAATACTACAGTtgtttacagaaaaataaatcaaaacatgcTGATACATCACTGAGCAAGACCCATGTGTGAACTTCTTAAAGCAGGTGCACACTGAGGCAGTGAGAAATAAAAGTTTCTCTCTCTAAAATGCAATACATTACTCTcacatcattaaaataaataaatttacattAATAAACAACAGGATAATCCCACATATGCACATCTTCCAATTCCCTACATGTTGATGCACAGATTTTAGcatcacagtaaaaaaaaaaaaaagccatgtacACTACAATAAGCTTAAACATCACCTATCAAGTCACAcgtctctttttctttcttctagtGAATGACAAACAGCGGGAGATTCCTTAGTTGAAATCCCATCAAACAAGCATACAACTGCTGAGGCAGAATTTGGTCTGTAGATGTTTAAACAATTTCTTCTTACATTCACAGGGATCCTGCAGTGTAGATCACAAGAATCCACACAATTCTGAAACCCTTTCTTCTTCTACCCAACCACATAAGAGGAAGATACTGAAAATTTGCATTCATTCTAACTGCCCACAACATACTGCAATTATCTGACTCAAGTCATTTTCTTAGGTAGGAtaagaaagagagacagacagacatacaaTAACAACAGAGAGAACAATAAGAGACACAAAAACTGTTGAAATGTCTAACACCCAAACAAAAACACTTCTTCcatgtagcagctgtgttagtctgtgagctgtagctcacgaaagcttatgctcaaataaatgtgttagtctctaaggtgccataagtactccttttcttttttacttcttcCATGGCATCATTTCCACTTCATGCAAATTTTTAGGTTTGCTGCAGTTTTCATATACAGATCAAACAAACAAGCTAActacacagggccagattcagagGGGATGTAAGTGGCAGTAAAAATTGCATATTCATAAAACAGCATAAGCAACATAAATTGGTGTAATTTACTCCAAGAGAACAAAGATGCAATGGGAAAAGCAACATAttagggtacaatccagactaatgagttgCTGTGTCATTCCTGCCCTCTAGCATGgagtgccctttacaatgctttgctgctgtagcctcctgCATGAAAGTCATTCCaagctatgtctgtgtgtgtgctgcagccagccacatcTGTGCTTTTACCaaccttggttatactgcaggtgaccccaacacacccccagtaTTAGATTTTCcctcagaaatgtatgtcctgtgaTACCCacccctctcctggacaatacaagtttatGTAAAGTCTGTTActgcttttaaaagaaataatttgcaCAGAACCTGCAattccaaatggagtttcccagacacttcagtttaaatacattggactagataaaacaataaagtaAGTTTATTCACTAAAGAGATTTTAAGtaagtacaagtaatgaggcataagtcCAAGTTATAACTCTGATGGTGCTGAACTTAAACTATATCAGAATCAAGCAAAGTAATTTCTCACCATAttctttcagcagtcttactcaCCAAACTTcgtaggtcaggacccctctgCCAGTTCAGCACTGATTTCTTTGTCCTTCAGGTGCTGTGAATACATCTCCAGATGACATTTGGGAGACAAAAGAGTCTATAtggaaggatattccctgctgctttttcctcacctgtttgaGCATCCTGTGTTTCCTGACCTGCTTGATGACCccgtttactgcttaaatgcaaattaagcagaatACACATTCCTTTGAGGCAGACCTGTCTGCTAACCTCAGTTTGGaatgtgttaataacatcataaAGTGGAATATTATAACTTCACATAAGACATtgtcacacacattttatcaggacaataaggAAcagaaaattatgatttttaaaatgataactcacaaggcatactttgtacaaatattattacagGAGCATGTGGGATGTGGACACAGGAGGTGCATTCTATCACAAGCGTGTAAAGATAAAAGCCAATAAGATGAAGCAGGCCTCCTTTTACACACTTACTTTAGTGGCTTTTCTTGCTTCAGTGATGCTGTCGTTTCACTGACTGGATGTACAATATTGCttaccccaagcattcaaaatcatGAATTGGGCTCAACAAAtcccatgagattggcttaaaatcatgagaattttaaaaaatagagaatTTTGGGGGGTGGAGTTACTTGCCTTCTGGGTTCTGAGCTGTTAAGGGTACAGTTAGTTCACTTTTTCAAgcatttctctgcagccatggagctaaacacttaatttttttaataaaaactgagAGTATCATGTAATCAGTTGACTCCAATAGGTGGGacatttaagaaaaacaccaaatatcaaaaaacttgcaataaaatcacaagaggtAGCAGTACTGAAATGTAATTCACACTCTCATACAGCAGCTGATGCCCATTTACAAACATGATACACCCCCACGTACATCACTTCTGAGTCTGGCACACGTTATCTCGAAACCAATATTCCATCCACAGATGAACTAAAACCGCTACCCCACAAAAGATACCCTTatgcttcaaaaagaaaaacgagtacttgtggcaccctagagactaacacatttatttgagcataagctttcgtgagctacagctcacttcaacttcTGCTGCACAAATCACACTTCATAGCTATACTGCCAAAgatatggagtacttgtggcaccttagagactaacaaatttattagagcataagcttttgtgagctacagctcacttcatcggatgcattcggtggaaaatacagtcgggagatttatatacgcacacagagaacatgaaacaatgggtttcaagaaaacaacagaacgccactagccatcaccttcagcccccaactaaaacctctccaacgcatcatcaaggatctacaacctatcctgaaggacgacccatcactctcacagatcttgggagacagaccagtccttgcttacagacagccccccaatctgaagcaaatactcaccagcaaccacacaccacacaacagaaccactaacccaggaacctatccttgcaacaaagcccgctgccaactctgtccacatatctattcaggggataccatcatagggcctaatcacatcagccacactatcagaggctcgttcacctgcgcatctaccaatgtgatatatgccatcatgtgccagcaatgcccctctgccatgtacattggccaaactggacagtctctacgtaaaagaatgaatggacacaaatcagacgtcaagaattataacattcaaaaaccagttggagaacacttcaacctctctggtcactcgatcacagacctaagagtggctatccttcaacaaaaaagcatcaaaaacagactccaacgagagactgctgaattggaattaatttgcaaactggatacaattaacttaggcttgaatagagactgggaatggatgagtcattacacaaagtaaaactatttccccatgttatttctccgcccaccccatcccccactgttcctctgatattcttgttaactgctggaattagcctaccttgcttgtcaccatgaaaggttttcctcctttccccccctgctgctggtgatggcttatcttaagtgatcactctccttacagtgtgtatgataaacccattgtttcatgttctctgtgtgtgtatataaatctcccctctgttttttccaccaaatgcatccgatgaagtgagctgtagctcacgaaagcttatgctctaataaatttgttagtctctaaggtgccacaagtactccttttctttttgccaatacagactaacacggctgctactctgaaaccaggcagaGTTCATTTGCTAGAGAGCAAAGAGACAGTTTGAGGCCACCACCCTAAGACTGAAGCACTCATCGACATCGCTGGGAGTTCCTTCACTCAGCACCTCTCCCGGGATAGGGAATGCACAGTTCTTTCCAAGTTACCATGTTTCTCACCATGATAAATTAACAGCTCAGCTgagctggcctggcctggccctgaCAGCTTTGTTCTGTTTCCCAGCGAGCTCCAGAAGGGAATTTAGGCCCCAACGACATGGGCTTTTCAAATAAGTTTCAGGCGTTATCTAGCTGCAGGCCCAGAAAACGAAgactggagctggggctgctgaTGGGGAACACGTTAAACACCGTCTCAGGGGCTGGCTGTACAATACAGACGGCCCTGGGAGGGGGGGTGGTAATTTCTTGTTTGCTGCAGTGTCACCAGGGGCGGGGCATGAACGGTCACACGGCCCAATTAACTGCCGGCCCCTGTGCACGCGGCCGCTCCCCGATGATGGCACCTCCCACTCTGTCCGGACAGCTTtcagcgccccgccccgccccgcccggccctgccccgccccgccccgcccctccccggcGTCTGTGACGCGCGCCCAGCCCCGGCGACTTCTTCTACGCAGGCCGCGCGTCATAACCACCCCAGACTCTGTCACGTGCCAGGCGGACGCAGGAGCGGGCGGGGTCACGCGTtggcagggaggccagaggcTTCTGTCTATGGTGGGGACTACATATCCCACCATCCCAGGCGGCGCGGGCGTCGACTCCGTTGGCatgggcggggggcggggccgctCCCCCAGAGAGAGCCGCTGGGAGCCGTCCCTCCCACCGCGCTTCCAGGCACCACCCTTCAACGTGCGCGTGCCTTCCGCTCCCCTACGCAGGCGCCAatcacgggggagggggggccaggTGAGGCGGGGGCGTCGGACAGCGGCGGCGGCGACGTTGACAGGCGGGggtagtgggggaggggcaaggggcgCTGCGGGACCCGGCCCCCGGGCGAGAGGGTGGGGCAGCGGCGGGCTGTGCCGAGACCTTGGCTCCGGCCGGGGGGGTGATTTAGTGTCacttccccctccgcccccgctGAGCGGGGTAATGCCGGTTAATGGCCGCCCGCTCCGGAAGTGGCCTGTCACCCTGGTCTCTGAGCCCTAGTCTGGCCGCGCCCTGTGCAGCGTGTCAGATCGCGTGCGGAGCTGTTAGTCTGTCATCCTAATGGAGTAGGAAACGGCTGTCCCAGGGTGAGCCAGCGTCGCTGATCTCTagggagtccccccccccccgtgcagttTCCCCCACATGATGGCACAGCTGGCAGTTACTGCTGTGAAGGCATTGTTTGTTTGCTCTGGGGGAGAAGTAGCTCTAGAGCTGGATAATCAAGATTTACCGTAAACGGTGAGTCTAGAGTAACCCTTCTACTGCTGTGAGCAAagtgaggccaggtctacaccacagacctatattggtgtataactatgtcacttgggtgtgaaaagtccacacccctgaacaatgtagttatactgacctatcCCTacgtgtagacagcactatgttgatggaagCAGTTCTCCCGTTGACACACTTAcaccgcctctcggggaggtggattaactacgccaccAGGAAAAGCTCTCCTGATGGCACaggagcatcttcactgaaacgcccagcggcacagctgcattggtgcagctgcggCATTTGAAGTGTAGAGCTGCCCTGAGTGTTTGCAGATGGAAATGTTCATTTAATGAATgcttattaaacagcaataataTTTTTCTCACAGATGCCTCTATCAGAGAAGAAAGTTCTTCTCTGATGAAAATTGCAGGATTAAGGCCAAAATCACCATAACGGtgaggatgccattttagttAAATACTTTTGTAGAGCATGATGCTACAAAATATCATTTTGCATAGGTCTTACATAACTATCCTACATAAAGCACCACACACCGCTGTATACAATATCATACACAATCGtagcagcttttatttaaaattatcaaCAATTGAGTATAACTTAGATTTCAACAATAGTAACGAGTAGTGGATTGTACAAGTACTTTTAAGTGATACTtagaatcagaattttttttccaatcagaTTATAAATATAAAGCAGGTCTAATTTTGAGCCTAATCTGTGTAATTTGACAGCAACTCAGAGAGGCTACTAGACATAAAAACTTTCAACACACTATTTTGAGTAAGCGTGATTATATGAAAAACAGTTACACACAGTTATAGGGGATTCATCCACTGCCTAATGCACTCAGTTCTAAGAGATGGTCTACTGATCTTATTTAACATGTTTGCAGCCTTTGTTAAGGCAACAAGAGACtataatgatcatctagtccagggatcagcaacctgtggcccgccagggtaagcctccTGGCGGGccaagccggtttgtttacctgccacatcctcaggtttggccgatcgcagctcccactggctgtggttcgctgttcTAGGccatggaggctgcaggaagcagtggtcagcacatccctcggcccgcgctgcttcctgcagtgaACCcgtggccagtaggagctgcagtCAGCTTAATcagcggatgcggcaggtaaacaaactggcccgacctgccagggggcttacgcTGGCGGGCTGCGTTCCAAAGGTTACCGATCCCTGATCTAATCCAACCTCAAGAACTGCTCTTTTGTGATATTGGGACAGCTGTGTTGCAAATGAGTTTTAATTTGTAGTATATACAGGATTCTTCTGTGTGTAAATAGTGCTAATCtgctgtttttatatatatatatatatatatatatataggcaagTGTATGACTGAGAATTGGCGTCTAAAATAAAGGTCTTTGTAcataaaaattaatctgaattttgATAATCTTtgaaagtaaaagaaaataacTGGTTAATGTCAGaagattttaagaaataatattGGCTTTTAAAATTCAACacattagttttattttatgttcagtgttgttgttttttacaggTCATTGTTTAGGATGTAGCAGCATCTGAAGAAATATGAAGTGGCTTTGTGTCatattgacaaaaaaaattggatGTCATCTCTGGGCGCTTTCAACAATGATTcccaaaaaagtaaaaacatttccTTATCCCTATATCATTGAGCATAGAATGTTGTCAGGTTACAAACCTAAAAATAACATCAAAGACTCTTACAGACATCTTAAACTTCAGGAGGGGTGTTCCCTAGATGATGTAAGAAGTTCATTTAGAAATCTTGCCAAACGGTATCATCCAGACAGTGGTTCCATCACAGCTGATTCCGCAACATTTATGCAGATAGAAGAAGCATACCGAACTGTGCTTTCTGATGTGGCCAAGAAAATGAAATCAAGTGAAAGTGAAGATGAAGAGGAAACCAAATTCAAATCCAAAGCACCACAGCACAGGCAGTATTTAAGTTTTGAAGGTGTTGGTTTTGGGACTCCAAGTCAAAGAGAGAGACAGTACATGCAGTTTAGAGTAGACCGTGCAGCTGAGCAGGTGATGGAATATCGAAAGCAGAAACTTGAGAGCCAGTATGCTATGAACACTATGATAGCCAAAGATATAAGGCAGAGTAAGAAGGTAAAAATTACCCAAGCAATTGACCGTTTGGTTGAGGACCTCATCCAGGAATCAATGGCTAATGGAGACTTTGATAACCTCAGTGGTAAAGGAAAACCATTGCAGAAATTTTCATATTGTCCACATATTGATCCTATGACTCACAACCTGAACAGAATTCTAATAGATAATGGATACCAACCAGAATGGATTCTGATGCAGAAAGAAATACGAGAAACTATTGAGGAACTAAGAAAGAACATAGTAGCATCTAGGAATAAACTTGGAGAGCCAATGACACTATGTAGACAGAAACAATGGAGTCAGATTTGTGAACAATTAATAGACGATATCAAGAAACTAAACAAAAGAATTAGTGACTTCAATTTAATTGTTCCCATTCTGAACAGACAAATGGTTCATTTTAATGCAGACAAAGAAATTGCACGAGCACAGAAGGCTTATGAGATCCTCATGGAAAAAACAAAGACCACTGATGTGGATACAAAGGAAAATGAACAGGGAAAAGTTAAAATGTTTAGGCTTAAATCCAGCTTTTTGAAGTGGATAAATCTTatgttgaaataaaataaaatggatgtACCCCCAGTTTTGATTAAATATTCACGTTAATACGTTTTGTAGTTTGAGAGAGAATTTTTCAGGTTTACTGAAAATATAAAACCTACCTGTTTTAATGTTTAGAAGGAATCTAGCTGCTTGACCTGGCTCTCCAAGTGGTCAATATGAAAGCTGCTTAAGAATAAATAATTTTTCTCAGCCAGTTTTGCTTTTGTTAAGCTTATTCTGCTGCATATATTGAACCAATGTTTTATTTGAGTAAATCAGAAAGAATTAAACCTCATAAAAGTACCATTATCTTTGCTTTACAAAttaggaaactgaggtacaaagagaTGACAGCAAGTTAGTGACAGAACCAAGAATAAAATCTATATTTATTAACTTCCTATCCTGTGCTCTATTCATTGAACCATTCTGCTCTCTTAGGTTGAATGCTCACAGCAAGGAACagtgagcaggaaaaaaaaaaagccctttttaAGTAATAAattgtcttatttaaaaaaatacttatgtCAGAGACTGTTTTCTGGTATAAGGAATTGTGGCTAATAGTAGAGTCCCTGCTCTCATGAGCTAGTACATATTTCTTTAGATAAGTAGACTGAACATTTTCCTGAGAATGCTGGGAGCTTAGTTACTAGTTCAATTTTCTGAATGCTTCTTATATGTTAAAAGGACACTGAGAAAGCTGACAGGCCAAAATGTAAACCTTACCCCCACAACAACTTTTTGTCCCCTGATGGTTGCTTCTAGTGTCTGATCACTCCAAATGAAAGCGGAAACAGTATTAAAATCACAGCTCATTGACGGGTGATCTAGCAACAATCAAACCTGAATTTGTTGCGTTTGTTTACACACATGCTCATTTTGTACTGTGCCTGTGCTATCCTTGCATTCTCTGCTTTTGTGATATGGCAAAAGGCTGAAATTGGCTCTCAAGTTTTTCAGAGACCAGGATTCTTGTCTGTTTCTATAGTCCATCCCCTCATAAGAAATGAGCAGACAGAGCAAGTAAGAGACTGATATGATGTGTACAAACTCGTATGCAATCCCACTGAGCTGAGTTTATTGGTGGTGGGTCATGCAGTTGAGAAACTTGCACTGCACACTTTAGTTTTGGTAGGATAAGGATAATCATTTTTCATCATCATCtagacattaaaaagaaaaattcaagaggtcACATTTAGGGCCTTTCAATCTTCAGTGACCCTATTGACAGTTGAAAGGGgtacattttcctttttgtctTATGAATAGCAATACTGAAAGCCATGGAGTGCTTGAATACATTATTTTAGCATCTCAGGGAAGATTTTGGCCTTTCGCAAACTTTGTGCTCATTTTAGATGTCACTTCTGTATGAATGCCTGCTTATTTATTGAAGAGTGTAAGTGACCTTTAGTAGTTCttgtttataatggaaacttCAGACCAGGCAGACTTCTGCTTAACTTTAGGACTTAATTACAGCAGATAAAAGCCTTTTCGCACAATATTATTGAAAAGATTGTAACTTCTGTTTGTCCAGATGACCAATGAAATTTGACTGGCATTTCTAATTAAACTTATCCAACAgtacaaacaaaataattactCATTTCTCAACTGCAAACTGAATAGATGTGAACAGATTCCTTGTACTTTAAATCAGCTTTACAAAATGGTCATGAAAAATTATCAGGCACAAGATCTGCTTTTCCACACTTTACCTTGatgatgaaaaaaaattaaattttacttGCCCCTGGCATCTGGGGGAAAGACTGATATAAATATCAGTTTTCTGCATATTTTAGGCCATAAAATCTTAAGAATATCAAGCTATCTAATCAGCATTTCTAAAGCCCCTAGCACCATAATATCTAAGAAGTGTATTTGAATTATACAAACCCAAGAAAGAACTGCGGAGAGAGCAGTGAATTCTCCATCCCATGTGAGGTCTAATAATGTGCCTCTAATTTGAGATTGATGACAGTTCGCTGTTAGGTCTGACTTgtggaaaataataaaattaagatATTACTTCCAGATACAAAGGGTGTCTGACTACCTACATGTACAGGGAGTTATGTGAATAATTAGTAGATGGAAAGTGCCTTGAAAGGCTTGTTGATATGAGATCTTAATATTCAGATAAAAATTAGTTATGGAGTTGTTGGAATAGACTATATCAACCTTGGTGTCAGTATTTTGCTCATTCCTATCCAAACCTgcatttcagtttcttttaattACTAGACCATTACCATGCATCTAAATCCTGTTCTAGTAGTTGTAGAGCTTGGGTTTCAAAGTCCAAACATCCCTGCTGGAGATACTGTTGCACAAATGGTATTACTGGGTCTTGAGGGCTGCCATTCACCTTCTTTTGAATAACCAACAGAGAAGGTTTTGAGGAGAAGCAACGGGGGGCACTACAGGGGAGAGCAGAGGACAAGCAAGGGGCAAGAAAAGTTGCCAAGTATCCATTCTTGCAGGAAGCATCTGACACAGCTAATAGAGCATGGGAAAAAAGTGTTTGCATTTTTGAAACTGCTTCTtcacatgtttgtgtgtgtggcttttcCTTCCACTTCCTACAAATGGGCAATGCAATGGGGAGGCCTCCACCTGCCCACGATTGAGATTAGCAGCACGAACTGATGTAGAAAGTGGCCAGAAACATTGTTTGGGGGTTTGAGGAAAGTTCAAGAGATGTGAGTCACCAGGGGATGAAGAGCAGAAACAGCATCAGAGAACAATGTGGAGGAAGGAATCGTAGACtcataaactttaaggtcagaagggaccactgtgataatgtagtctgacctcctgcttgttgcaggccacagaacctcacccactcctgaaatagacctctaacctctggctaagttactgaagtcctcaaatca
Proteins encoded in this window:
- the DNAJC28 gene encoding dnaJ homolog subfamily C member 28; the protein is MKWLCVILTKKIGCHLWALSTMIPKKVKTFPYPYIIEHRMLSGYKPKNNIKDSYRHLKLQEGCSLDDVRSSFRNLAKRYHPDSGSITADSATFMQIEEAYRTVLSDVAKKMKSSESEDEEETKFKSKAPQHRQYLSFEGVGFGTPSQRERQYMQFRVDRAAEQVMEYRKQKLESQYAMNTMIAKDIRQSKKVKITQAIDRLVEDLIQESMANGDFDNLSGKGKPLQKFSYCPHIDPMTHNLNRILIDNGYQPEWILMQKEIRETIEELRKNIVASRNKLGEPMTLCRQKQWSQICEQLIDDIKKLNKRISDFNLIVPILNRQMVHFNADKEIARAQKAYEILMEKTKTTDVDTKENEQGKVKMFRLKSSFLKWINLMLK